The proteins below are encoded in one region of Coffea eugenioides isolate CCC68of unplaced genomic scaffold, Ceug_1.0 ScVebR1_1332;HRSCAF=2164, whole genome shotgun sequence:
- the LOC113755238 gene encoding cytochrome P450 81D11-like, which produces MLSAGTDTSSGTMEWALSLLLNNPQVLKKAQQEIDAYAGQSRLINDSDLGQLPYLRAIINETLRICPVAPILVPHVSSQECCVGGYNIPGGTLLLVNLWAMQNDPKVWEEPTKFRPERFISLEGQRDGFVFMPFGFGRRGCPGENLAMRVVGLTLGLLIQCFEWERVGEELVDMTEGEGLTMPRAKELMAKCKPRREMVKLLSQS; this is translated from the coding sequence ATGTTATCAGCAGGAACCGACACATCATCTGGAACAATGGAATGGGCACTCTCCCTCCTGCTCAACAATCCACAAGTTCTAAAGAAAGCCCAGCAAGAAATTGACGCGTACGCTGGCCAATCAAGGCTTATCAATGACTCGGACTTGGGTCAGCTGCCTTATCTTCGTGCAATTATTAATGAAACACTTCGCATTTGCCCGGTGGCCCCTATTCTGGTGCCTCATGTGTCATCCCAAGAGTGTTGTGTTGGAGGCTACAATATCCCCGGTGGCACATTGCTGTTAGTGAACTTATGGGCAATGCAAAATGATCCCAAGGTTTGGGAAGAACCCACAAAATTTAGGCCTGAGAGGTTTATAAGTTTGGAAGGGCAAAGAGATGGATTTGTGTTCATGCCATTTGGGTTTGGCCGAAGGGGATGTCCTGGCGAAAATTTGGCCATGAGAGTTGTGGGGTTGACATTGGGGTTGCTTATTCAATGTTTTGAGTGGGAAAGAGTTGGGGAAGAGTTGGTGGACATGACAGAAGGAGAAGGGCTTACCATGCCAAGGGCTAAAGAATTGATGGCCAAGTGTAAACCACGGCGAGAAATGGTCAAACTTCTTTCTCAATCGTGA